From the genome of Phytohabitans rumicis, one region includes:
- a CDS encoding beta-galactosidase, which yields MTVQTIVDSGVELDAGGVRIDGQPRLLLCASLFYFRLPREEWAARLAQVRASGYTCVDVYLPWNFHETAPGRWSFDGRHDVAAFLDLAHEAGLYVIARPGPYICSEWDGGALPAWLGLDPQLRVRQNEPRFLAEVRRWFDQVLPLLAARQLHNGGSVIMVQVENELDFFDCADRAGYLTALRDHAIEHGITVPLIACSGQGDLTGATGDVAGVVPACNFYPDDDSPHIEAEVRRYAHLLAERGLPLLITETNRRHRTLRRLLASGASLIAPYLQSSGWNFGYTPSTGNWGAPGNLMSHGYDFGGYVSSTGAERAEFVEAQVLARVVGALGPRLARATTGGSRHAVTTDFPTSTSPAALDLDGGGQVLALPNLGTTPGTATVGGVSVAVPADASPLLLLDLPLHPWGVDRTLSLASADLVAVAAEGGRLALAFASDVPVTVVLDGHPPVVVAVGSTVEASGLSVVVLPPPQAARLTALHADGSVDVATPPSPRSPGLATEVTIARRRPGAASAMPAGDAHDLPPALESLGVYRGRGTYASTTDLTGVDELLLVGAADLVDLSIAGRALPTIARFGATERIDVRDVPSGLESGATEIRATVEIWGHANFDDARLPALHLGGLRGLGTLWTVEAARDLSALWTVDGADQWAGEPAPTRTLGGWSSTRVGVPVTYTRALDPDPDRVSALHLAGLAEPVRVAVDAGAPVTVHPEDPWLLLPSGTRQVSLTTSHNPSGAPVRAELLSLRPVTGWSCAVQDDSALTAYADDAQPVGEQVALPLALAAGEEVWLDLDLPSSGAGWLVRLDGAQLRATGWAGGECLGRVWLADPQRPRFSGGDADALWIPAAWTAAGTRLTLLVRGTAGPATPVLRTVRLQQPH from the coding sequence GTGACGGTACAAACCATCGTGGACAGTGGCGTCGAGCTCGACGCCGGCGGCGTCCGGATCGACGGCCAGCCGCGGCTGCTGCTCTGCGCCTCGCTGTTCTACTTCCGGCTGCCGCGCGAGGAGTGGGCGGCCCGGCTGGCGCAGGTGCGCGCCTCCGGGTACACCTGCGTCGACGTCTACCTGCCGTGGAACTTCCACGAGACCGCGCCCGGCCGGTGGTCCTTCGACGGCCGGCACGACGTCGCCGCCTTCCTCGACCTCGCCCACGAGGCCGGCCTGTACGTCATCGCGCGCCCCGGCCCGTACATCTGCTCGGAGTGGGACGGCGGCGCGCTGCCGGCGTGGCTCGGCCTGGACCCGCAGCTGCGGGTGCGGCAGAACGAGCCGCGCTTTCTCGCCGAGGTGCGCCGCTGGTTCGACCAGGTGCTGCCGCTGCTGGCGGCCCGCCAGCTCCACAATGGTGGCTCGGTGATCATGGTGCAGGTGGAGAACGAGCTCGACTTCTTCGACTGCGCCGATCGCGCCGGCTACCTGACCGCCCTGCGCGACCACGCGATCGAGCACGGCATCACCGTTCCCCTCATCGCCTGCTCGGGCCAGGGCGACCTGACCGGGGCGACGGGAGACGTGGCCGGCGTCGTGCCGGCGTGCAACTTCTACCCCGACGACGACTCGCCGCACATCGAGGCCGAGGTGCGGCGGTACGCGCACCTGCTGGCCGAGCGCGGCCTGCCGCTGCTTATCACCGAGACCAACCGCCGGCACCGCACGCTGCGGCGGCTGCTGGCCAGCGGCGCCTCGCTGATCGCGCCCTACCTCCAATCCTCCGGCTGGAACTTCGGCTACACGCCGTCCACCGGCAACTGGGGCGCACCCGGCAACCTGATGAGCCACGGCTACGACTTCGGCGGGTACGTCTCGTCGACCGGGGCCGAGCGGGCGGAGTTCGTCGAGGCGCAGGTGCTGGCGCGCGTCGTGGGCGCGCTGGGTCCGCGGCTGGCCCGGGCGACGACGGGCGGGTCGCGGCACGCCGTCACCACGGACTTCCCCACGAGTACGTCGCCAGCGGCGCTGGACCTCGACGGCGGCGGCCAGGTGCTGGCGCTGCCGAACCTCGGCACCACGCCGGGGACCGCCACGGTGGGCGGCGTGTCCGTCGCCGTCCCGGCCGACGCGAGCCCGCTGCTGCTGCTCGACCTGCCGCTGCACCCGTGGGGCGTCGACCGGACGCTGAGCCTGGCCTCCGCCGACCTGGTGGCCGTCGCGGCCGAGGGCGGGCGGCTGGCCCTGGCCTTCGCCTCCGACGTACCCGTGACGGTTGTCCTGGATGGACACCCACCGGTGGTCGTCGCGGTCGGGTCCACTGTGGAGGCCTCCGGGCTTTCTGTGGTGGTGTTGCCGCCGCCCCAGGCGGCCCGGCTCACCGCCCTGCACGCCGACGGCAGCGTGGACGTGGCCACCCCGCCGTCCCCGCGGTCGCCGGGACTGGCGACCGAGGTGACCATCGCCCGGCGGCGGCCGGGCGCCGCTTCGGCCATGCCGGCCGGCGACGCGCACGACCTGCCGCCGGCGCTGGAGTCGCTCGGCGTCTACCGCGGCCGCGGGACGTACGCGAGCACCACGGACCTGACCGGCGTCGACGAGCTGCTCCTGGTCGGCGCCGCCGATCTGGTGGACCTGTCGATCGCGGGCCGGGCGCTGCCGACGATCGCCCGCTTCGGCGCCACCGAGCGGATCGACGTGCGCGACGTACCAAGCGGACTCGAGAGCGGTGCCACCGAGATTCGGGCCACCGTGGAGATCTGGGGACACGCGAACTTCGACGACGCCCGCCTGCCCGCCCTGCACCTCGGCGGACTGCGCGGCCTCGGTACACTGTGGACGGTCGAGGCGGCGCGTGACCTGTCCGCCCTCTGGACCGTGGACGGCGCCGACCAGTGGGCCGGCGAGCCCGCGCCGACCCGCACACTGGGCGGCTGGAGCAGCACCCGGGTCGGCGTGCCGGTCACGTACACCCGCGCGCTGGACCCCGATCCGGACCGCGTGTCGGCCCTGCACCTGGCCGGGCTGGCCGAACCGGTGCGGGTCGCGGTCGACGCCGGCGCACCGGTGACCGTCCACCCGGAGGACCCCTGGCTGCTGCTGCCGTCCGGCACCCGCCAGGTGTCGCTGACGACGTCGCACAACCCCAGCGGCGCGCCCGTGCGGGCCGAACTGCTCAGCCTGCGCCCGGTGACCGGCTGGTCCTGCGCCGTCCAGGACGACAGCGCGCTGACCGCGTACGCCGACGACGCCCAGCCGGTGGGGGAGCAGGTCGCGCTGCCGCTCGCCCTGGCGGCCGGCGAGGAGGTCTGGCTGGACCTGGACCTCCCGTCGTCCGGCGCGGGCTGGCTGGTACGGCTCGACGGCGCGCAGTTGCGCGCGACCGGATGGGCCGGCGGCGAGTGCCTCGGCCGGGTGTGGCTGGCCGACCCGCAGCGGCCCCGCTTCTCCGGCGGCGACGCGGACGCGCTGTGGATCCCGGCCGCCTGGACTGCGGCCGGAACCCGACTGACCCTGCTGGTACGGGGCACCGCCGGCCCGGCGACCCCTGTCCTACGCACCGTCCGCCTCCAGCAACCCCACTGA
- a CDS encoding multidrug effflux MFS transporter: MAVLTQQATALRPPTPARRGGGGALLVLLGALTAVGPLSMDLYLPAFPQIADGFAVPDAEVQLSLTACLIGLALGQLVTGPLSDRWGRRRPVVAGVAAYALASLLCAFAPSASALVALRLVQGLAGGVGVVVARAIVRDLYSGGAAARYFSRLTLVFGLAPIAGPSLGSLLLRFTSWRGVFVALAVIGAVLAAAVAWRLPETLPAERRSTGGLATTLGAVRRLVADRYFIGYALAQSLAYAGLFAYISGSSFVFQDVFALPAGVFSLLFGVNAVGLVAVGQLNARLLDRYPPRTLLRATLAVGLGAALALLAGAAIGSLVTVVVALFVFVGTMGMVMPNGVALALDRHSRHAGTAAAVLGAAQSTVGALAAPLVGLAGTGSAVPMALIITAAAGLSLTTVAVLTRGARSLGVG, from the coding sequence GTGGCCGTACTGACGCAGCAAGCTACCGCTCTCCGGCCGCCGACGCCCGCCCGGCGCGGCGGCGGTGGCGCGCTGCTCGTCCTCCTCGGCGCGCTCACCGCGGTCGGTCCGCTGTCGATGGACCTGTACCTGCCGGCGTTTCCGCAGATCGCGGACGGTTTCGCGGTGCCCGACGCGGAGGTGCAGCTCTCGCTCACCGCGTGCCTGATCGGCCTGGCCCTGGGCCAACTCGTGACCGGCCCGCTCAGCGACCGCTGGGGTCGCCGCCGGCCGGTCGTCGCGGGTGTGGCCGCGTACGCGCTCGCGTCCCTGCTGTGCGCGTTCGCGCCGTCGGCCAGCGCGCTGGTCGCGCTGCGCCTGGTCCAGGGCCTCGCCGGCGGCGTCGGCGTCGTGGTCGCTCGGGCCATCGTGCGCGACCTGTACTCCGGCGGCGCTGCGGCGCGGTACTTCTCCCGGCTGACGCTGGTCTTCGGGCTGGCCCCGATCGCCGGGCCGAGCCTGGGGAGCCTGCTGCTGCGGTTCACGTCGTGGCGGGGCGTCTTCGTCGCGCTCGCCGTGATCGGCGCGGTCCTGGCCGCCGCCGTGGCCTGGCGCCTGCCGGAGACGCTGCCCGCCGAGCGGCGCAGCACCGGCGGCCTCGCGACGACGCTGGGCGCCGTCCGCCGGCTGGTCGCCGACCGCTATTTCATCGGGTACGCGCTGGCGCAGTCCCTCGCGTACGCCGGTCTGTTCGCGTACATCTCCGGGTCGTCGTTCGTCTTCCAGGACGTCTTCGCCCTGCCCGCCGGGGTGTTCAGCCTGCTGTTCGGCGTCAATGCGGTCGGCCTCGTCGCGGTCGGGCAGCTCAACGCCCGCCTGCTGGACCGGTACCCGCCGCGTACCCTGCTGCGGGCGACGCTCGCCGTCGGGCTGGGCGCGGCCCTGGCGCTGCTCGCCGGGGCCGCCATCGGCAGCCTCGTCACGGTCGTGGTGGCGCTGTTCGTCTTCGTGGGCACCATGGGCATGGTCATGCCCAACGGCGTCGCGCTCGCCCTCGACCGGCACAGCCGCCACGCCGGCACCGCGGCGGCCGTCCTGGGCGCGGCACAGTCCACCGTGGGCGCCCTCGCCGCCCCGCTGGTGGGCCTCGCCGGCACCGGCAGCGCCGTACCCATGGCGTTGATCATCACAGCGGCGGCCGGGCTGTCGCTGACGACCGTTGCCGTGCTGACCCGTGGAGCGCGGTCCCTGGGCGTAGGGTGA
- a CDS encoding MarR family winged helix-turn-helix transcriptional regulator — translation MDNDETAEELSFVLGRFHQVLRRAAVHRAGREMLPNAQVELLRLVEQRPGVSVKEAAEALRMAANTVSTLVGDLVDAGLLARTRAPEDRRSVRLDLTEAARERLAAYATHRRALVADALAQLDADARRDLARATPHLRRLADLVAGED, via the coding sequence ATGGACAACGACGAGACGGCAGAGGAACTGAGCTTCGTGCTCGGCCGGTTCCACCAGGTGCTGCGCCGCGCCGCCGTACACCGGGCCGGGCGGGAGATGCTGCCCAACGCCCAGGTCGAGCTGCTGCGCCTGGTCGAGCAGCGGCCCGGCGTCAGCGTCAAGGAGGCCGCCGAGGCGCTGCGGATGGCGGCCAACACGGTGAGCACCCTGGTCGGGGACCTGGTGGACGCCGGGCTGCTGGCCCGCACGCGGGCGCCCGAGGACCGGCGCTCCGTGCGCCTCGACCTGACCGAGGCGGCCCGCGAGCGCCTGGCCGCGTACGCCACCCACCGGCGCGCCCTGGTCGCCGACGCCCTCGCCCAACTCGACGCGGACGCCCGCCGCGACCTGGCCCGGGCCACCCCGCACCTGCGCCGCCTGGCGGACCTCGTCGCGGGAGAGGACTGA
- a CDS encoding carbohydrate ABC transporter permease, with product MTTTATTTRTLRAFRATPFTYATLMIVSALLCVPLVLVVSIALSSDQTVNANTFTIIPREFHWENFTRVFDTSLPMGRFLLNSVVISVFSVLGQMLSSGLIGYAFARLRAPGKNGLFLVVIATMMIPTQITMIPQFILFKELGWINTYLPLIIPNFFSNGFNVFLIRQFVSRLPREIDEAAMIDGLGFFGVYRRIMLPMLMPALIAIGIFTLTYTWGDFMGPLIYLNDETKMPLALGIQYISSTSAAMQAPPWNLVMVGSILLTLPMIIVYYLGQRYLYEMDISGGSAGVK from the coding sequence GTGACCACGACCGCTACGACCACGCGCACCCTTCGCGCGTTCCGGGCCACGCCCTTCACGTACGCGACGCTGATGATCGTGTCGGCGCTGCTGTGCGTGCCGCTGGTGCTGGTCGTGTCGATCGCGCTGTCGTCGGACCAGACGGTGAACGCGAACACGTTCACGATCATCCCGCGCGAGTTTCACTGGGAGAACTTCACCCGGGTCTTCGACACCAGCCTGCCGATGGGCCGCTTCCTGCTGAACTCCGTCGTCATCTCGGTCTTCTCGGTGCTCGGCCAGATGCTGTCCAGCGGGCTCATCGGGTACGCGTTCGCGCGGCTGCGCGCACCGGGCAAGAACGGCCTGTTCCTGGTGGTCATCGCGACTATGATGATCCCGACGCAGATCACGATGATCCCGCAGTTCATCCTCTTCAAGGAGCTCGGCTGGATCAACACGTACCTGCCGCTGATCATCCCGAACTTCTTCTCCAACGGGTTCAACGTCTTCCTGATTCGGCAGTTCGTCTCCCGGCTGCCGCGGGAGATCGACGAGGCGGCCATGATCGACGGGCTCGGCTTCTTCGGCGTCTACCGCCGGATCATGCTGCCGATGCTGATGCCGGCGCTCATCGCGATCGGCATCTTCACCCTGACGTACACCTGGGGTGACTTCATGGGCCCGCTGATCTACCTGAACGACGAGACGAAGATGCCGCTGGCGCTCGGTATCCAGTACATCAGCAGCACCTCGGCGGCCATGCAGGCGCCGCCGTGGAACCTGGTGATGGTCGGCTCGATCCTGCTCACGCTACCCATGATCATCGTGTACTACCTGGGTCAGCGGTACCTGTACGAAATGGACATCAGCGGCGGAAGCGCAGGGGTCAAGTGA
- a CDS encoding RICIN domain-containing protein has translation MGSGRCVDVPGFSTTSGTQLDLWDCNGGGNQSWNWAANKQVQIYGTKCMTVGGTGTTAGDPVVIADCTGAAAQQWDLNADQTVTSVANPALCLDASGGGTGNGTAVDVWYCNGGTHQAWTRG, from the coding sequence GTGGGCTCCGGCCGCTGCGTGGACGTGCCCGGCTTCAGCACGACCAGCGGCACGCAACTCGACCTCTGGGACTGCAACGGCGGCGGCAACCAGTCCTGGAACTGGGCCGCGAACAAGCAGGTGCAGATCTACGGCACCAAGTGCATGACCGTGGGCGGCACCGGGACGACGGCCGGAGATCCGGTGGTCATCGCCGACTGCACCGGCGCCGCGGCCCAGCAGTGGGACCTCAACGCGGACCAGACGGTCACCAGCGTCGCCAACCCGGCGCTCTGCCTGGACGCCTCGGGCGGCGGCACCGGCAACGGCACCGCGGTCGACGTCTGGTACTGCAACGGCGGCACACACCAGGCGTGGACCAGAGGCTGA
- a CDS encoding carbohydrate ABC transporter permease, translated as MTDLAEAAPARAGAAPERPVSRLGGLRSRRRKEALWFYLFASPWIIGFLVFLFGPMIASIYLSLTDWDSFTAPNWVGLDNYRQLLTEDPVFWSSLWNTVYYAAVSVPLGLLLGLWLANLLNKHVRARKLFRTLIYLPTLVPLVAAAMVFKMVLAPSGAVNDLLGLVGISGPSWLLDPVWVKPSLILLSVWGVGSATVLLLAAMKGIPRELYEAAEVDGAGSIRQFWSITVPQLTPIIFFNLVMGLIGAFQVFSQVYVLTRGRTQAPEDASQTMVPYLFDQAFAFYHMGYASAISWLLFVVILGFTLIAFRTARRWVFYETEVK; from the coding sequence ATGACCGACCTCGCGGAGGCGGCACCGGCCCGCGCCGGTGCCGCCCCGGAGCGGCCTGTGTCGCGTCTGGGCGGGCTACGCAGCCGCCGGCGCAAGGAGGCGCTCTGGTTCTACCTGTTCGCCTCGCCGTGGATCATCGGCTTCCTGGTGTTCCTGTTCGGCCCGATGATCGCCTCGATCTACCTCTCGCTGACCGACTGGGACTCGTTCACCGCGCCCAACTGGGTCGGGCTGGACAACTATCGCCAGCTGCTGACCGAGGACCCGGTCTTCTGGAGTTCGCTCTGGAACACGGTCTACTACGCGGCGGTCTCCGTGCCGCTCGGCCTGCTGCTGGGGCTCTGGCTGGCCAACCTGCTCAACAAGCACGTCCGCGCGCGCAAGCTGTTCCGCACGCTCATCTACCTGCCGACGCTGGTGCCGCTGGTGGCCGCGGCGATGGTTTTCAAGATGGTGCTGGCGCCGTCGGGCGCGGTCAACGACCTGCTCGGCCTCGTCGGCATCTCCGGCCCGTCGTGGCTGCTCGACCCGGTCTGGGTCAAGCCGTCGCTGATCCTGCTGTCGGTGTGGGGCGTCGGTAGCGCCACCGTCCTGCTGCTCGCGGCGATGAAGGGCATCCCGCGCGAGCTGTACGAGGCGGCCGAAGTGGACGGCGCCGGTTCGATCCGGCAGTTCTGGAGCATCACCGTCCCGCAGCTCACCCCGATCATCTTCTTCAACCTGGTGATGGGCCTGATCGGCGCGTTCCAGGTCTTCTCCCAGGTGTACGTGCTGACCCGGGGCCGCACGCAGGCACCCGAGGACGCCAGCCAGACGATGGTGCCGTACCTGTTCGACCAGGCGTTCGCCTTCTACCACATGGGGTACGCCTCGGCGATCTCCTGGCTGCTGTTCGTCGTGATCCTCGGCTTCACGCTCATCGCCTTCCGGACCGCGCGCCGGTGGGTGTTCTACGAGACGGAGGTCAAGTGA
- a CDS encoding ABC transporter substrate-binding protein: protein MTTDKIQFTRRGFLGMSVAAGIITLTACGSDSDGDSGSGKSGGKLVMTVWGGDTDKVAYQKRIDLLVKKYPEISITLQLIPSETYEQKVQTMIAGGSGPDIMQVAENVNVYSSKNQLLPLDDLAKGAGIDLAQRFGPVGSLYSYKDKVYAVPDRSGAMIVYYNKTLFSKAGVQPPTADWTWDTALSSFKELTVAGKQWGFAGAGWWAQWWSLAYQNGGKIIDDSGRPTANSDAVVEAVQWVADLTHKHGVVPTQKQYADMGTDVGGDQAFANGKVAVNATGFWGISGLLKSDVDWGVAPLWRGKQQAVTAFGSGLAISRTSKSPEAAIKAIEFLSSPEAQNLIIETGQDVPANLDVQKSDAFLKPTWMTKPVDMDVFGESSSFIYRAPFIPEWNEMQKAFENGLNNVWLGKEDARTALNAVQKRLETIIKPAG, encoded by the coding sequence ATGACCACCGACAAGATCCAGTTCACCCGCCGGGGATTCCTCGGCATGAGTGTGGCGGCGGGCATCATCACGCTGACCGCGTGCGGTTCGGACAGCGACGGCGACAGCGGCTCCGGCAAGAGTGGCGGCAAGCTGGTCATGACGGTCTGGGGCGGCGACACCGACAAGGTCGCGTACCAGAAGCGCATCGACCTGCTGGTCAAGAAGTACCCGGAGATCTCGATAACGCTGCAGCTCATCCCGAGCGAGACGTACGAGCAGAAGGTGCAGACGATGATCGCGGGCGGAAGCGGCCCGGACATCATGCAGGTCGCCGAGAACGTCAACGTCTACTCCAGCAAGAACCAGCTCCTGCCGCTGGACGACCTGGCCAAGGGCGCCGGCATCGACCTGGCGCAGCGCTTCGGCCCGGTCGGCTCGCTGTACTCGTACAAGGACAAGGTCTACGCGGTCCCGGACCGCTCCGGCGCGATGATCGTCTACTACAACAAGACGCTGTTCTCCAAGGCCGGCGTCCAGCCGCCCACGGCGGACTGGACCTGGGACACCGCGCTGTCCTCGTTCAAGGAGCTCACCGTCGCCGGCAAGCAGTGGGGCTTCGCCGGTGCCGGCTGGTGGGCCCAGTGGTGGAGCCTGGCGTACCAGAACGGCGGCAAGATCATCGACGACAGCGGCCGCCCGACCGCGAACAGCGACGCGGTGGTCGAGGCGGTGCAGTGGGTCGCCGACCTGACCCACAAGCACGGCGTGGTGCCGACCCAGAAGCAGTACGCGGACATGGGCACCGACGTCGGCGGCGACCAGGCGTTCGCGAACGGGAAGGTGGCCGTCAACGCCACCGGGTTCTGGGGGATCAGCGGGCTCCTCAAGTCCGATGTGGACTGGGGGGTCGCGCCGTTGTGGCGCGGCAAGCAGCAGGCCGTGACGGCCTTCGGCAGCGGGCTGGCCATCTCCCGCACGTCGAAGAGCCCGGAGGCGGCCATCAAGGCGATCGAGTTCCTGAGCTCGCCGGAGGCGCAGAACCTCATCATCGAGACCGGCCAGGACGTGCCGGCGAACCTCGACGTGCAGAAGAGCGACGCGTTCCTCAAGCCGACGTGGATGACCAAGCCGGTCGACATGGACGTATTCGGCGAGTCGAGCTCGTTCATCTACCGGGCGCCGTTCATCCCCGAGTGGAACGAGATGCAGAAGGCGTTCGAGAACGGCCTCAACAACGTCTGGCTCGGCAAGGAGGACGCCCGGACGGCGCTGAACGCCGTCCAGAAGCGGCTCGAAACCATCATCAAGCCTGCGGGGTAG